A single genomic interval of uncultured Sphaerochaeta sp. harbors:
- a CDS encoding rhamnulokinase family protein, with protein MKKHIAIDLGASNGRVLVGDLGEFEVVHRFVTQNDQILGEFYWDIQSLFAEIKVGLKKAFAKYGSDITSIGIDTWGVDYVLTDDKGGLVSLCYHYRDSRTDGLIEQVSKQLGGKMRIYERTGIAFQPFNTLYQLAAMKRDRPEALKAASHYLSVPDLLAYWLTGIMKNERTHASTTQLYDPKQKTWAWDLIDDMGFERSLFGEIVDSGTVLGSLTTDVAHEVGASSEVVVIASAAHDTASAVAAVPAEAGGTPLYISSGTWSLLGVELSEPRTDQASMESGFTNEVAASGGIRFLKNIMGMWIQQECVRHWEREGQEIKWKELDEETLRCTDYQGYIDPSDTRFLKPNSHDNLMTDRIDAWCREHDLPAPSNHGEYMVAIYRGLAKAYAKAISDLEAVIGKKFAALHIIGGGCKNEILDQWAATETGLPVYAGPVEATALGNLVVQAWATGELESLQEGRDRIKREQKVKIFKP; from the coding sequence ATGAAAAAGCATATCGCCATCGACTTAGGTGCTTCCAACGGCCGGGTTCTCGTCGGGGACCTCGGCGAGTTTGAAGTCGTACATCGGTTTGTCACCCAAAACGACCAGATACTGGGGGAGTTCTATTGGGACATCCAAAGCCTGTTTGCCGAGATCAAGGTGGGACTGAAGAAGGCTTTTGCCAAGTATGGAAGTGATATCACCTCCATCGGTATTGACACCTGGGGCGTTGACTATGTGCTTACTGATGACAAAGGGGGCTTGGTCTCCCTTTGCTATCACTACCGTGACAGCAGAACTGATGGGTTGATCGAGCAGGTATCGAAGCAGTTGGGCGGAAAGATGCGGATCTATGAGAGAACCGGGATTGCCTTCCAGCCCTTCAATACCCTCTATCAACTTGCTGCCATGAAACGTGATCGCCCTGAAGCCTTGAAGGCAGCATCTCATTACCTGTCAGTACCAGACTTGCTTGCCTATTGGTTGACTGGGATCATGAAGAATGAACGTACCCACGCTTCAACTACGCAATTGTACGACCCAAAGCAAAAAACATGGGCATGGGACCTAATCGATGATATGGGTTTTGAGCGTTCCTTGTTTGGGGAAATCGTTGACAGTGGTACTGTATTGGGAAGCTTGACCACGGATGTTGCCCACGAAGTGGGGGCCTCCTCTGAGGTGGTGGTGATTGCAAGCGCTGCTCATGATACTGCGAGTGCAGTTGCTGCCGTTCCTGCTGAGGCTGGTGGGACGCCCCTGTATATCTCCAGCGGTACCTGGTCACTTCTGGGAGTTGAACTTTCTGAACCCCGAACTGACCAAGCTTCCATGGAGAGTGGGTTTACCAATGAGGTAGCAGCCAGCGGTGGTATCCGATTCCTCAAGAATATCATGGGGATGTGGATACAACAGGAGTGTGTCAGGCACTGGGAAAGGGAAGGGCAGGAGATCAAGTGGAAAGAGCTTGATGAGGAAACACTTCGCTGTACGGATTATCAAGGATACATCGATCCCTCTGATACCCGGTTCCTTAAACCCAATAGTCACGATAATCTGATGACTGACAGGATTGATGCCTGGTGCCGGGAGCATGATCTTCCCGCTCCTTCCAACCATGGCGAGTACATGGTTGCCATCTATCGAGGACTTGCCAAGGCCTATGCGAAAGCAATTAGTGATCTGGAGGCAGTGATCGGGAAGAAGTTTGCAGCCCTGCATATTATTGGTGGCGGATGCAAGAACGAGATTCTCGACCAATGGGCAGCCACTGAAACCGGTCTCCCTGTGTATGCAGGACCGGTGGAAGCTACAGCATTGGGCAACTTGGTAGTCCAAGCCTGGGCTACCGGTGAACTGGAAAGCCTGCAAGAGGGACGTGACCGGATCAAGCGGGAACAGAAGGTAAAGATCTTCAAGCCGTAA
- a CDS encoding zinc-binding dehydrogenase, translating into MKTRAIRLYGVNDLRLEEFELPQIAEDEILAKVITNSICMSDHKAAEQGASHKRVPDDVDKNPIMLGHEFCGEIVEVGKKWQDKFKVGSRFSIQPALNYKGTLDAPGYSFQYIGGDATYVVIPHQVMELDCLLPYDGDAFFLGSLAEPVSCVVGTFHAMYHTTNGSYEHKMGIVEGGNMAILAGVGPMGLSAIDYAVHNPDRKPGRLVVTDIDDARLKRAQDLYSVEDAKQNGVELIYVNTKNYSDPNATLMEYTDGKGYDDVLVMAPVRMLVEQADAILAKDGCLNFFAGPNKTDFTASMNFYNVHYASTHIVGTSGGNTDDMRESLHLMEKGLINPAAMVTHIGGLSAVPEAVINLPNIPGGKKMMYTHLDFPLTALTDLAELGKTNEVFAELAKLVDKHNGLWSAEAEAYLLENCKKRIKE; encoded by the coding sequence ATGAAAACACGTGCTATCCGTCTGTATGGAGTGAATGATCTTCGCCTCGAAGAGTTTGAGCTTCCCCAGATTGCAGAGGACGAAATCCTCGCAAAAGTGATAACCAATAGTATCTGCATGAGCGACCACAAGGCCGCTGAGCAAGGTGCAAGCCATAAGAGAGTTCCCGATGACGTCGACAAGAACCCGATCATGCTGGGTCATGAGTTCTGTGGAGAAATCGTTGAGGTAGGAAAGAAATGGCAGGACAAGTTCAAGGTTGGTTCACGTTTCTCTATCCAGCCAGCTTTGAATTACAAGGGTACCCTTGATGCCCCTGGATATTCGTTCCAGTACATCGGAGGGGACGCAACCTATGTGGTGATCCCTCATCAGGTAATGGAACTGGATTGCTTGCTCCCTTATGATGGGGATGCCTTCTTCCTTGGAAGTCTTGCTGAACCTGTTTCCTGTGTCGTTGGAACCTTCCACGCGATGTACCACACGACTAATGGGTCGTATGAGCACAAGATGGGAATCGTCGAGGGTGGCAATATGGCAATTCTTGCCGGGGTCGGCCCCATGGGTCTCTCTGCAATTGACTATGCAGTGCACAACCCTGATCGTAAGCCCGGTCGCTTGGTCGTTACCGACATAGATGATGCACGCCTCAAACGTGCACAGGACCTGTACAGCGTTGAGGATGCCAAGCAGAACGGGGTTGAGTTAATCTATGTCAATACCAAGAACTACAGTGACCCGAATGCAACCTTGATGGAATACACTGATGGAAAGGGCTACGATGATGTGCTGGTCATGGCTCCTGTAAGAATGCTGGTGGAGCAGGCCGATGCAATCCTCGCAAAGGATGGTTGTCTGAACTTCTTCGCAGGTCCAAACAAAACAGATTTCACTGCAAGCATGAACTTCTACAACGTGCACTACGCTTCCACCCATATTGTGGGTACCAGTGGTGGTAATACCGATGATATGAGGGAGTCCTTGCACCTGATGGAAAAGGGGTTGATCAACCCTGCAGCAATGGTAACCCATATCGGAGGGCTCTCAGCAGTTCCTGAGGCAGTGATCAACCTGCCAAATATCCCTGGTGGAAAGAAGATGATGTATACTCATCTTGACTTCCCCCTCACAGCACTGACCGACCTTGCTGAACTGGGTAAAACCAATGAGGTGTTTGCTGAACTTGCAAAGCTGGTTGATAAGCACAATGGATTGTGGTCAGCTGAAGCAGAAGCCTACCTCTTGGAAAACTGCAAGAAACGAATCAAGGAGTAA
- the lpdA gene encoding dihydrolipoyl dehydrogenase codes for MSTYDLIVVGSGPGGYVAAERAGALGKKVLLIERGHLGGVCTNWGCIPTKSLLNSAKLYHHALDGAKHGVEAAGVTFSLPDAMNWKNDTVGTLRSGIEFLMKSNKVETVFGEAEFIDPHHVKVGDTIYDGSYLMVATGSSAFVPPIPGAKLEHVLTSNEILDLEEVPKSLVVIGGGVIGIEFASFFSMIGTKVTVIEMMDEILPMMDGEFAKLMRRELKEVDFRLGCKVEEITKEAVLYTDAKGNKQSTEAALILMSVGRRPNTQGLEKLGLDIDRQGVVVNDRLQTNVANIWAIGDVNGRSLLAHSASRMAEVAISNIFGSKEMRMRYNAIPWAVYANPEAAGCGITEKEAKEKGIPVKSQTVQMRANGRFLAEQGKRASGLVKVICHQESGAILGVHLLGPYSSEIIWGASALIEAELRVQDVKEIVFPHPSVSELIKDACFALDHSL; via the coding sequence ATGAGTACCTATGATTTAATTGTAGTTGGCAGCGGTCCTGGTGGATATGTTGCCGCAGAAAGAGCAGGCGCACTTGGCAAGAAGGTCCTGCTCATAGAGAGAGGGCACCTTGGAGGAGTCTGCACAAACTGGGGGTGTATCCCCACCAAGAGCCTTCTGAACAGTGCCAAACTCTATCATCATGCACTTGATGGTGCAAAACATGGCGTTGAGGCTGCTGGGGTGACATTCAGCCTTCCTGATGCAATGAACTGGAAGAATGATACGGTGGGGACACTCAGGAGTGGTATAGAGTTCCTGATGAAATCGAACAAGGTGGAAACGGTTTTTGGTGAAGCTGAATTCATTGACCCTCATCATGTGAAAGTAGGTGATACCATCTATGATGGTTCTTACCTGATGGTCGCTACCGGTTCTTCCGCTTTTGTTCCACCTATCCCGGGAGCAAAATTGGAGCATGTGCTCACCAGTAATGAGATCCTGGATCTCGAGGAAGTGCCCAAGTCCCTGGTTGTCATCGGTGGTGGGGTTATCGGAATCGAATTTGCCTCGTTCTTCTCCATGATCGGTACCAAGGTCACCGTCATAGAGATGATGGATGAAATTCTCCCCATGATGGATGGCGAATTCGCCAAGCTGATGAGACGTGAGCTCAAGGAAGTTGACTTCCGCCTTGGTTGCAAGGTAGAGGAAATTACCAAGGAAGCGGTGTTGTATACCGATGCCAAGGGAAATAAACAGTCGACTGAAGCAGCACTGATCTTGATGAGTGTTGGGCGTAGGCCGAACACCCAGGGACTGGAGAAGCTTGGATTGGATATAGACCGGCAAGGGGTGGTGGTAAATGACCGTCTGCAGACCAATGTTGCCAATATCTGGGCGATTGGGGATGTGAATGGTCGCTCCCTCCTTGCTCATAGCGCCTCCCGCATGGCAGAGGTTGCCATCTCCAATATCTTCGGTTCAAAAGAGATGCGTATGCGCTACAACGCAATTCCTTGGGCAGTCTATGCGAATCCTGAGGCAGCTGGTTGTGGCATTACAGAAAAGGAAGCCAAGGAGAAAGGCATTCCTGTGAAGAGTCAAACTGTGCAGATGCGCGCAAACGGTCGTTTCCTCGCTGAGCAAGGTAAGCGTGCTTCCGGCTTGGTGAAAGTGATTTGTCACCAAGAAAGCGGTGCCATTCTTGGAGTTCATCTGCTGGGACCCTACAGCAGCGAGATTATCTGGGGCGCTTCAGCTCTTATTGAAGCAGAACTAAGAGTCCAGGATGTCAAAGAGATAGTATTTCCACACCCGAGTGTATCCGAGCTTATCAAGGATGCTTGCTTTGCACTCGACCATAGCCTGTAA
- a CDS encoding thiamine pyrophosphate-dependent enzyme produces the protein MARTIPFDPVKLREPLTIETPSIPVNQYKSNIKKELKQYGKERLIRAYYDMLLIRKFETMLDTIKKEGVYQGISYNHRGPAHLSSGQESAAVGQAMVLDPEDQIFGSHRSHGEILAKSMSAIYKMEDKELLAIMESFMDGETYKIVEKHFPGENVRDLAENFVLYGALAEIYAKKPGFSAGLGGSMHTFFKPFGSMPNNAIVGGSCTIAVGASLYKKINRKKGIVIANIGDGALARGPVYEGLVLSSMDQYKTLWEDNPGYPPFMLNCFDNLYAMGGQPVGETMGYKVAARVASAINEYSMHTERVDGFNPLAVADATARKKEILLKGEGPAFMDTITYRYSGHSPSDAMTYRTKEELEAFRNQDPIVAYGNYLIENKVVSQEELDQFDTVLEEKMRKTLEITVDPVLSPMVDEKFVESVMFSNGSVEKLDDGEPVLLEKLEDNARVKQIARRSRYAYDENGKELPAAKQYQYRDAVFEAMAHRFSIDPTMIAYGEDHRDWGGAFACYRGLTELLPPSRFFNSPIAESAIVGSGVGYAMAGGRAVVELMYCDFLGCAGDEVFNQMPKWQAMSAGVLKMPLVLRVSVGNKYGAQHSQEWTSMVASVPGLKAMYPATPYDVKGMLNYALRGTDPVVFFESQKLYGIGEMFVKEGVPEGYYEIPEGEPVVRREGKDVTLIALGPALYTATKAAEQLAEKGIEAEVIDLRWINPLKYELLIESVRKTGRAVFVTDSSERGSYLHTVSSNLSRLAFDYLDAPTIVVGSKNWITPPAEMEEYYFAQAYSVLDAIHEQILPIPEYVPQSNFTDGEFFRTSRLGV, from the coding sequence ATGGCCAGAACGATACCATTTGATCCAGTAAAATTGAGGGAGCCACTCACCATTGAAACACCCTCGATTCCTGTTAACCAGTACAAGAGCAACATCAAGAAAGAGCTCAAGCAATATGGAAAGGAACGACTGATCCGTGCTTATTATGACATGCTCTTGATTAGAAAATTTGAGACCATGTTGGACACCATCAAGAAAGAGGGTGTGTATCAGGGGATCTCCTACAACCACCGCGGACCAGCCCACCTCTCATCCGGTCAGGAAAGTGCTGCTGTCGGGCAGGCAATGGTACTCGATCCGGAGGATCAGATCTTTGGTTCACACCGTAGCCATGGTGAGATTCTCGCCAAGAGCATGAGTGCCATCTATAAGATGGAGGACAAGGAACTGCTCGCCATCATGGAATCATTCATGGATGGAGAGACCTACAAGATTGTAGAGAAACACTTTCCTGGAGAGAATGTCCGTGACCTAGCAGAGAACTTTGTATTGTACGGTGCCTTGGCTGAGATTTATGCCAAGAAGCCTGGATTCTCAGCAGGCCTTGGTGGTTCAATGCATACCTTCTTCAAGCCCTTTGGCAGTATGCCCAACAACGCAATTGTTGGAGGTTCCTGTACTATTGCAGTTGGTGCTTCCCTCTATAAGAAGATTAACCGAAAGAAGGGAATTGTTATCGCCAATATTGGTGATGGAGCTCTTGCACGTGGTCCTGTCTATGAAGGTTTGGTACTCTCCTCCATGGACCAGTACAAGACCCTCTGGGAAGACAATCCTGGATATCCTCCCTTCATGCTCAACTGTTTTGACAACCTCTATGCCATGGGCGGTCAGCCTGTTGGTGAGACCATGGGCTACAAGGTTGCTGCAAGGGTTGCCTCTGCTATCAACGAATACTCCATGCACACCGAGCGTGTTGATGGATTCAACCCTCTTGCTGTAGCAGATGCCACGGCACGCAAGAAAGAAATCCTCCTCAAGGGAGAGGGCCCAGCGTTCATGGACACCATCACCTATCGTTACAGCGGTCATAGCCCCAGTGATGCCATGACCTACAGAACGAAGGAAGAGCTGGAAGCTTTCCGTAACCAGGATCCAATCGTGGCCTATGGTAACTACCTCATTGAAAACAAGGTTGTCAGTCAGGAAGAGCTCGATCAGTTTGATACAGTGCTTGAAGAGAAAATGAGAAAGACACTCGAGATTACCGTTGATCCGGTACTCAGCCCCATGGTTGATGAAAAATTCGTTGAGTCTGTCATGTTCTCCAATGGCAGTGTTGAGAAGTTGGATGATGGCGAACCAGTACTCCTCGAGAAGCTGGAAGACAATGCAAGGGTGAAGCAAATTGCCCGCAGAAGTCGCTATGCATACGACGAGAACGGCAAGGAACTGCCTGCTGCAAAGCAGTACCAGTATCGTGATGCTGTCTTTGAGGCAATGGCACATCGCTTCTCCATTGACCCGACGATGATTGCATATGGAGAGGATCATCGTGATTGGGGTGGCGCATTTGCCTGCTACCGTGGTCTTACCGAACTGCTTCCTCCTTCCCGGTTCTTCAACTCCCCGATCGCTGAATCAGCAATTGTTGGAAGTGGAGTAGGCTACGCAATGGCCGGTGGACGAGCAGTTGTCGAGTTGATGTACTGTGACTTCCTTGGTTGCGCAGGGGATGAGGTATTCAACCAGATGCCAAAATGGCAGGCTATGAGCGCCGGTGTCCTGAAGATGCCACTTGTGCTGCGTGTATCAGTTGGTAACAAGTATGGTGCACAGCACTCACAGGAATGGACCAGCATGGTTGCTTCCGTCCCCGGATTGAAGGCAATGTACCCTGCAACACCGTATGATGTGAAAGGCATGCTCAACTACGCACTCCGTGGTACTGACCCTGTGGTATTCTTTGAGAGCCAGAAACTCTATGGAATTGGCGAGATGTTCGTGAAGGAAGGAGTTCCTGAGGGCTACTACGAAATTCCTGAAGGAGAACCGGTTGTCCGAAGGGAAGGTAAGGATGTAACGCTTATTGCCCTTGGACCCGCTCTCTATACTGCAACCAAGGCGGCAGAACAGCTTGCCGAGAAGGGGATTGAGGCAGAGGTAATCGACCTGAGATGGATCAACCCACTCAAGTATGAGTTGTTGATCGAATCAGTGAGGAAGACTGGTAGAGCTGTCTTCGTGACCGACAGCTCCGAGCGTGGTAGTTATCTGCACACCGTAAGCTCCAACCTTAGCAGGCTTGCCTTTGATTATCTCGATGCCCCGACAATAGTGGTCGGGTCAAAGAACTGGATCACACCGCCAGCAGAAATGGAGGAGTACTACTTTGCACAGGCGTACTCGGTACTGGATGCCATCCACGAACAGATTTTACCGATTCCAGAGTATGTCCCCCAGAGCAATTTCACCGACGGTGAGTTCTTCAGGACAAGCAGACTCGGCGTCTGA
- a CDS encoding SDR family NAD(P)-dependent oxidoreductase, which translates to MTTFTEQINFEIPPVLRGLTFDGQKGLFIHRVTGKKVDLSLPSPQEFESIEEASVAWKKLLDAYTSERKVFPSVIEIAGMDLQYGLGTNYDEALRAEGVSLLPTLPPTFSRADVVRDKVALVTGGAQGFGEGMVRSLVENGAFVYIADMNADGAKKLSDELNWEACITVSKPLTVNVTDEKSVEAMMNQVAEETGGLDLFVSNAGVLRAGSVKVMELKDFQFVTNVDYTGFFICTKFASRLMALQNIPSASYFTDIIAISSKSGLEGSNKNGAYAGAKFGTIGLTQSFALELVEDNIKVNAICPGNFLDGPLWSDPKRGLFVQYLEAGKVPGAKSVADVRRFYESKVPMNRGCRTEDVMKALLYIVEQTYETGQAVPVTGGQVMLN; encoded by the coding sequence ATGACTACGTTTACAGAACAGATTAACTTTGAAATTCCCCCAGTGCTTCGTGGCTTGACCTTTGATGGTCAGAAGGGTTTGTTTATACACCGTGTCACTGGCAAGAAGGTGGACCTTTCCCTGCCATCTCCACAAGAGTTTGAGAGTATCGAAGAGGCCTCAGTGGCGTGGAAGAAGTTGCTCGATGCCTACACTTCAGAGAGAAAGGTTTTCCCTTCTGTAATAGAAATTGCAGGAATGGACCTTCAGTACGGGCTCGGGACCAACTATGATGAGGCCCTCAGGGCGGAAGGAGTGAGCCTGCTACCTACCCTTCCTCCCACTTTCAGCCGTGCGGATGTGGTTCGTGACAAGGTAGCCTTGGTCACCGGTGGTGCCCAAGGTTTTGGGGAGGGCATGGTTCGCTCCCTTGTTGAGAATGGAGCCTTTGTCTATATAGCAGATATGAATGCAGATGGGGCAAAAAAGCTCAGTGATGAGCTGAACTGGGAAGCCTGCATCACTGTTTCCAAACCTCTCACAGTCAATGTGACTGATGAGAAGAGTGTGGAGGCAATGATGAATCAGGTAGCTGAAGAGACCGGGGGATTGGATCTGTTTGTATCAAATGCAGGGGTTCTTCGTGCCGGTTCAGTGAAGGTGATGGAGTTGAAGGATTTCCAGTTTGTTACCAACGTTGACTATACAGGATTCTTTATCTGCACAAAGTTTGCCTCTAGACTGATGGCATTGCAGAATATTCCCAGTGCCTCGTATTTTACTGATATTATTGCCATCTCCAGTAAGTCCGGATTGGAAGGTTCCAATAAGAATGGTGCCTATGCAGGTGCAAAATTCGGGACCATCGGACTTACACAGAGTTTTGCTCTGGAGCTGGTTGAGGATAACATTAAGGTCAACGCAATCTGTCCGGGCAACTTCCTTGACGGTCCGCTTTGGTCGGACCCTAAGAGAGGGTTGTTCGTGCAGTACCTGGAAGCGGGAAAGGTTCCAGGAGCGAAAAGTGTTGCCGATGTAAGACGGTTCTATGAATCGAAGGTGCCGATGAATCGTGGATGTCGCACAGAGGACGTCATGAAGGCACTTCTCTACATAGTCGAACAGACCTACGAGACAGGTCAGGCGGTTCCCGTAACCGGTGGCCAGGTCATGCTTAATTAG
- a CDS encoding PHP domain-containing protein — protein MDLKQLEKSINDRDLATRLTSSSEIGSLIQGGSLKRTALEEVNNHVHTTYSFSPYEPSAAAYAAWKAGLGIVGSIDHDSIGAAQEMLEAAQNIGIASTVGFELRTSFLDTPLGDRKLNNPDSIGIAYMCVHGVPKQHISTVAKFLQPVQKIRNERNKAQVEALQALVGQYGFDLDFERDVLPLSRAEQGGSVTERHILYAMANQSISMFGKGEKLVHFLKKDLGLTLAGKVQDWLLDKDNLHYAYDLLGVYKSTFLPRFFIQPSKEECLDVREVVSFANSIGAIAAYAYLGDVAESVTGDKKAEKFEDEFLEELLDLLVDIGFPAVTYMPPRNTKEQMLRLQKLARERNLMEISGVDINSSRQSMNCPELLEPTARHLVDAAWALVAHEKLASCDDTLGLFHSENPMSGSSLEEKLKHYAALGRKMNTHDPYSLVQQF, from the coding sequence ATGGATTTGAAACAGCTTGAAAAAAGCATCAATGATAGAGATCTTGCTACTCGACTTACCTCGAGTAGTGAGATTGGTTCCCTGATTCAAGGCGGCTCTCTCAAGAGAACAGCGCTTGAAGAGGTGAACAATCATGTGCATACCACCTATTCATTCAGTCCGTATGAACCTTCTGCGGCAGCCTATGCTGCCTGGAAGGCAGGGCTGGGTATTGTAGGAAGTATTGACCATGACAGCATTGGTGCGGCACAGGAGATGCTGGAAGCAGCACAGAATATCGGGATTGCCAGCACGGTAGGATTTGAGCTGAGAACAAGTTTTCTCGACACTCCCCTAGGGGATAGAAAGCTCAACAATCCGGACAGTATCGGAATTGCCTATATGTGCGTCCACGGGGTTCCCAAGCAACACATCTCGACTGTTGCCAAGTTTCTCCAGCCGGTTCAGAAAATTCGTAACGAGAGGAATAAGGCTCAAGTCGAGGCTTTGCAGGCCTTGGTAGGGCAGTATGGCTTCGACCTTGATTTTGAAAGGGATGTCCTTCCTCTCAGTAGAGCTGAACAGGGAGGTTCTGTCACCGAACGGCACATTCTCTATGCTATGGCAAACCAGAGTATTTCAATGTTTGGAAAAGGGGAGAAGCTGGTCCACTTCCTAAAGAAGGACTTGGGGCTGACTCTCGCTGGAAAGGTGCAGGACTGGTTGCTGGACAAGGACAACCTCCACTATGCATATGATCTCTTGGGAGTCTACAAGAGTACCTTCTTGCCTCGGTTCTTCATTCAACCTTCCAAGGAAGAGTGTTTGGATGTACGTGAGGTGGTCTCCTTTGCCAACAGCATTGGTGCCATTGCAGCCTATGCCTATCTTGGTGATGTGGCTGAGAGTGTGACCGGGGATAAGAAGGCAGAGAAGTTTGAGGATGAGTTCCTGGAGGAGCTGTTGGACTTGCTGGTGGATATTGGCTTCCCTGCGGTAACTTATATGCCTCCTCGCAATACCAAGGAGCAGATGCTTCGTTTGCAGAAGCTTGCCAGGGAGAGAAACCTGATGGAGATCAGTGGGGTCGATATCAACAGCAGCAGGCAGAGTATGAACTGTCCTGAGTTGTTGGAACCTACGGCCAGGCATCTCGTTGATGCAGCTTGGGCGCTGGTAGCGCATGAGAAGCTCGCCTCCTGTGATGATACGCTTGGTCTGTTCCATTCTGAAAATCCAATGTCGGGGTCTTCTCTCGAAGAGAAGTTGAAACATTACGCAGCACTAGGAAGAAAAATGAATACCCATGACCCATATTCCCTCGTGCAGCAGTTCTAA
- a CDS encoding dihydrolipoamide acetyltransferase family protein translates to MAQQVVMPKQGNSVESCIIVEWNVKVGDKVAVGDVLCSAETDKSTIDVESTAEGVVLAILYEEGDDVPVMVPIVMVGEEGEKVELPKTETNKEEPKEEKQEAAPAEDTQPEKATPPATADKAQGSSPRARNLASSMGVSLSSVQPTGPKGRIIERDVASVAGEPLSPVARQQALEQGVQVPGRGSGMGGRVLSSDLQEKPAIATPSRMGEVSEEIQEIPVKGVRKVTARRMMESIHSTCQLTLHAQADARALKRLRAGFKSAKSELGLNKVTINDLILFAVSRTLLEFPAFNAHFLGDKMLRFSHVHLGVATDTPKGLLVPVVRNSDMLSLRQLSEETKALIDKCKEGTAQPDELSGSTFTVSNVGAFGIDAFTPVLNVPEVAILGVGGITLTPVEDEDGDIVFIEKIGLSLTMDHQAVDGADAARFLKALMDNIATIDLLLAL, encoded by the coding sequence ATGGCACAACAAGTTGTGATGCCCAAACAGGGAAACTCAGTGGAATCCTGCATTATTGTGGAATGGAATGTCAAAGTAGGGGACAAGGTTGCTGTAGGGGATGTCCTATGCTCAGCAGAAACCGATAAGTCAACCATTGACGTTGAATCGACCGCTGAAGGTGTAGTCCTGGCCATACTGTATGAGGAAGGGGATGATGTTCCCGTAATGGTTCCCATCGTCATGGTCGGAGAGGAAGGCGAGAAGGTCGAGCTTCCCAAGACAGAAACCAATAAAGAAGAACCTAAGGAAGAGAAACAGGAAGCAGCACCAGCTGAGGACACACAACCTGAAAAAGCTACTCCGCCTGCTACAGCAGACAAGGCTCAGGGATCCAGCCCCAGGGCGCGCAATCTGGCTTCCTCCATGGGAGTATCTCTCTCCTCTGTACAGCCCACCGGTCCTAAAGGTCGCATCATTGAACGTGATGTAGCCTCAGTGGCTGGAGAGCCTCTCAGTCCGGTTGCAAGACAGCAGGCTCTTGAGCAGGGAGTCCAGGTTCCAGGACGTGGTAGTGGCATGGGAGGAAGAGTCCTCTCTTCAGACCTACAGGAGAAACCTGCGATTGCTACCCCATCACGCATGGGAGAAGTCTCTGAAGAGATTCAGGAGATACCTGTGAAGGGAGTGAGAAAGGTAACTGCCAGGAGGATGATGGAATCCATCCACTCCACATGCCAGCTTACCCTTCATGCCCAGGCTGATGCACGTGCTCTGAAACGTCTGAGAGCAGGATTCAAGAGTGCCAAGAGTGAGCTCGGTTTGAACAAGGTTACGATCAATGATTTGATCCTCTTTGCAGTCAGCAGAACCTTGCTGGAGTTCCCTGCATTCAATGCACACTTCCTTGGGGATAAGATGTTGCGCTTTAGTCATGTGCATCTTGGTGTCGCTACCGACACACCGAAGGGCCTTCTGGTCCCTGTGGTTCGCAATAGTGACATGCTCAGCCTCCGCCAGCTCTCTGAAGAGACCAAGGCCCTGATTGATAAATGCAAGGAAGGAACAGCCCAACCTGACGAACTCAGTGGTTCAACCTTTACGGTAAGTAATGTAGGAGCCTTTGGTATTGATGCATTCACCCCGGTGCTCAACGTGCCTGAGGTTGCAATCCTTGGTGTTGGCGGCATAACCCTGACGCCGGTAGAGGATGAGGATGGTGATATCGTCTTTATTGAAAAGATTGGACTCTCGCTGACAATGGACCACCAGGCAGTCGATGGTGCAGATGCTGCGCGCTTCCTGAAAGCATTGATGGACAACATCGCCACCATTGATCTCTTGTTGGCACTGTAG